The Plasmodium vivax chromosome 12, whole genome shotgun sequence genomic interval aggtaagaaaaaaatataaaatgaacaaatggaTGTTTATTGCGAAAAACGAGTGTAACGAATTGCCCATTGTCGGAAAAGTAGAAGACATTTATGTACCACCGCGAGCGTAAACTTTTGGGAAATTGCGCCAAAAGGTATGTGCAATGTTTATATGTACGTaggtatgtatatatatatgcataccttttttttttttttgattagTTCCACGCGCACACTGCTTTAGTATCCCATTTACTGCGCGAGAGGCGACACATAGGGCCACCACCACCTGGCAGTAGCGCCCCAAGTGTGATCGACAGGattgttttcttttctacTGAGCCGTCTGAGGGGGTTCTCCAAATGTTAAAGCGGAAACAAGTGGTAGAGGGTATGCAAGCATTCGTGAGCACACACGCTCTCGTGTAGCCATCCGAGTTAGCGCGGTTTTGCAAGTGGAGCTAGAATCAGCCGTGTGGTTCGCACAATCAAAGTACAGTCAAAGGTAGCCCAATAAAAGGCAGTCAAATTAAAGACAGCCCGTTCTAAGGCATCCCATTCAAAGGCATCCCGTTCTAAGGCAACCCATTGAAGCAAAACCCAACGCACACAACAGGTATTAAGCGAAATATGACCCAGTTCTGCGGAtttgaagggaaaaaaggctgttaaaaaaaagggaaaaaaaggcaaataacAGCGTAACCAAACAAGaagggaagcgaaaaatgaaaagcataAGGAGCTTTGACCTTTTAATAAAGGggagaatatttttaaaaaaaaacgaactcAACAAAATAGGCAGGAGGACGTTCGGAGGAACCTTCAACCACAacataaaagaaaacgaTCGAGTACCAGCCGCCTCAGAAAATCCAAGTTACAAAAATCTGTTCGACCATGCAGATGATATAAAGCTGTGGGAAATagaagagaaggaaaatatttgCCACAAGAAGGTGGAGGACCTGTCCGAGTTGGTCGAACCGTCAAATCATCCACATCAGTATGAAGGCATATTTGTGAGGACAAGATATGCACATTACAACCAAACAGCTGAACCCGTTTTTCCAAGAAAACcaaatttagaaaaaggagaattaGCCAGTGGAGCTAATGTAACAAGAACGGATGTGTGGCATGACCCTAACGAACCTGCTGTCGTTTCAGTGGGTAAATTTGAACCACATAATTTTAGACCAGCTGGTTATGCAGAAAATGCACCCAACCCAGATAGCATTAACTCAGATTATCACCCAGATTTTAGAGAGTACAGATTGAGAGAGGGAAATGCGGATAGAAGAAgctttatgtattttataagtGCCTCCTACTTCTTCATCATGTCCTCAATTATGCGATCAACCATATGTAAAtcggttcattttttttggatttcCAAAGATTTAGTTGCAGAAGGAACTACAGAGTTAGATATGAGGACTGTAAACCCTGGAGAGCACGTGGTAATAAAGTGGAGGGGGAAACCAATTTTTGTAAAGCACCGAACCCCTGAGGATATTCAGAGAGCTAGGGAGGATGACAAGTTGGTGGAAACGATGAGAGATCCGCAGTTAGACTCTGACCGAACTATTAAGCCTGAGTGGTTGGTTAATATAGGGGTGTGTACCCACTTAGGTTGCATTCCGGCCCCCGGTGGGAATTACAGCGGCTACTTCTGCCCTTGCCATGGTTCCCACTATGACAATTCCGGCAGGGTTCGCCAGGGCCCCGCGCCCTCCAATTTGGAGGTCCCCCCCTACGAGTTCGTTGACGAGAATACGATCAAGATAGGGTGATTCGTTAGCGGTTGGGCTGTTTAGCGGCGCGGGTTTGCTCTCTTTAGCGGGTGCTCTGTTTTGCTGTTTAGCGGTTGCCCATTTAGCGGTTTCCCCGTTTAGCCGTTGttgcctccatttttgccgcCGAACACCCCTCGTGGGACAACCGCACCGGCAGAGCCATGCCCGATAGAGGTCAGGCCTACACGGAAACAGTCCTGGAACGACGCAAGGACCACCCATTTGAACCCGAGCTCACCTCCTCAAAGGCCACCTCTCTCGTTAAAGCAGGTGGAAGCTTCTTAGTGCGATCGCGAGCAGTTCATTTAACCCGCTCCCCGCACATTGCGTACTGCACATTTTATTCGtccggattttttttttttttcccctccaagGAGGCATATTTTTGTTGCAACAAAACAGGCCATTCTTTTAAAACACCATgctgtgtgtatatataaatatatatacgcgtgtgtgtgtgcatttgtGGCGCACCCATTTGGGCATGGGCAGAACGCCTTTCCGAAGTGCGCAAAATGGTTGGCGACAAGGGTGGGAGTGACCCCAAAGAGGCGTGTCCGCCGCGCTGTGCGCATTTATCCATCTGCAACGTTTGCGGTTTTAAAAGGTTCCACTTCTACCGCTTTTCTTTATCATCCGTATCGTTCTGTAAAAAGATGGCGGCTGaagggaagcggtgaagccgTGAGGGGGGTACATTTTCTGTGCGAAATGTGtgccaaaggggaaaaaaaaaaaaaaaaaaaaaaaacacatcgACAGTGCaataacaaatttttgttcattaaaaaggggaacacgTGGAATGATCCAGCACGCAAATGGAACTTTTCAGGAAAGCGTGAGCAACTGTGGAGATCCCTCCCTCCTTGTCagcttcaaatttttgtcGCAGGCGAATTTGCCTTTGACTGTAGGTGTAGAGGTTTCTTTCCTCCACTTCGGCGTTGCGCACAAAATGTGGAatcgaaaatattttttaaaaattgcgtTTTAAGTTTCAGAATGACGAATGgaccgcaaaaaaaagggtggcATTACAAAAAGGGGTGTCCACGCGTGTGCAGGTAATGTGTGCGTGGACGTGTGGGTGAAGGGGCGAGTAGGCCCTAGACTAAGGTGTGTATACCTGCGCACATGTTCGCACGCGCGTGATGGggcatttttaaagatgCCCGTGGGGTGAAAAGACTAAAACAATTGTGTGAAGGGCAAACGTGAGCACGGGCACGCGAACGAGCGGGCTGCGTAGGAGGGACGGGAGCACAAGAAAGGTGGGTGCACAGGAAAGATGGATGCCATGTACGCACGCGGTTTGAGTATGCCTTGTTCATCCGTACGCTTATTTGTCCTTTCTTCTGCCTGCTTTTCCGCCTGCCCACTCTACCGCGTCGCGCCTGCGTCACCGCTCGACCGTCACTTCCTGTGGCAGGTGCAGCCCTGAACGAACCTGTTCAGCTTATTCGATAAATGCTTGTACAAGaggaaacagaaaaaattgtttacgAGGAAAAGGATCAGGAGGAGGCCCAGGAGGAAGGCGTACAGGTTCCCTCTATTCTGAGGATCTCCGTACGCGCCGCCGAAATGTGATGCGCCGAAATGTGATGAGCCGAACTGCGCACCGGTGGGCGGTGCACCGCCAAACTGAGCACTGCCAAACTGTGCGGCGGCATCGCCGGCAGCGCCCCCGCTAAGGTAGCTGATGAGCACTCTCTTGTAGTGCCTAAATTTATACACAAGGTGgtgaaaaaagggtaaattcctgaaaaaattgtaaattttaaaataaaaggtttGAAGGCTGTCCACCGAGGAGTTATAATAAATGAGGGGGGTCTTGAATATGTCGTTATGACAATGATTTtcataatacaaaaaattgaaaatacttttttttttttctttaaaaataaaattgggaTTTTTATCGTGAAAGGagtttttattatgtagcagcatattttcttcctcttcaccgcATAATGGGAACTTGCCGCCCATGGAGGCAGAGGTACTCCCCCCGTTGGCAGCAgtcgttcttcttcccccacttGTGCTTGGCCCTActcctgctgctcctcctcttgTGGGTTTTTCGAaaaggtatattttttctatctcATCGTATAGCAAATCttgtaaatatttgcaaatatACTGGAGTGAATcaaagggtttttttttttcattaatttgtaaaatgcaaatatctttcaaaattttgaagaaggatTCTGACTTGTTTctatttttgtgtaaatttttcatatttttttcgtttatcataatatattttagcaGAAGGCTAATTgtgttttgtaaaattttaaaattggaCAACATGTGGTAGATAATCTTCGTTTTGTTGTTTGTGATTTTTATAACATCTTTCAATTTAGAAATTacgtaattatttttattttcaatagTTTTTACTTTATCTACCAATGTTAGTAGGGCATGTCCTCTcgtattttttgctttttcttcaattttttcttctcgtATGCAATTCTGTTCATAATGATCGTACTGGATGTGATCATTCAGCACATGGTCAAATTCGTCCAGGTATTGCAATTTATTctctttcatatttttttttttcgcttcactgtttattgctttttctttcattttattttccggTTTGTTAATAATTAATGGGATTTGTTTTCCAGATTTTAATTTGACAGAATATATTTTCGACTCGTTATTATCATCATATTCGCTAATGATATCGTACACTTCGTTCACAAGTTTGCTGTTGCtttcttctgtttcttttatttcgttcaaaatttttatacttttgtcattgtttttttctctgtactttacatttataatatttttcgttttgtcttttttttgcatttctttgTGTATCCCCGCCTCCTCTACGTACTGTTTTAGGTACCTGTCTGAGTATATCATGTTTTCCATTTCGCCTAGGGTTAGGCACATCTTGGCCTCTTCCAGGTGACCATGTTGACTCCTTTGGATGGGTTTTTCGTTGTAGGCCCTTTTTGACTGCTCCTCCAGGTGGTCGGTACCTCCCCCTGCCTTCGCActctgctccttttttgatacgtcttttttttctctttccaaGGTGATTCTCCAAGTGGATATACGGCTTATAATTAGGTCCACAAATAGTGCTGTAATCGCTTCGCACTGGGCTTTTTTTCGATACTGCAAatgtacttcttctttttcctgcACACTTGGCACCTCCTGTGGGGGGCGCAGCAACCCTCCCCTATTTCTCACGCTATGGGGGAGGTCCACGAGGGTGGCTTTCTCCATTCGAGCCGCTATGGTGTAAACTAGCTTACTTTTAGCGGTGGGCAGTTTTTCTGAAAAGGGGTGATTTGGCCTGCAATTTGGTGAGCAATTTGGAGTGAATTTTGCCGTGAAAATTTCCGCCCAATTTGCCACATGATCGGAGACGACTTCTCTTACGTAGCTTTCGCTCTTCGCTGGGTCCTCTGCAATTCTGCGGCTAGACAGGCTACTGCAAATATCTGCCATCAGCTTCGGTAAGAGCTTCACATCCCTGGGGCTTCTCATCAGCGCCATGGTGTGGTAGCGCGAGTGCACGTTTTTGCCTCTTAACATGTGCAGGTACAGCGTAAGTGTGTTAATCGTTGGGGGGGGTTCAACACTAACTTGGTGATTTATAGGGGGGTCCCTCAGGTGGGGCGGTTCCACTGGGAAGGGTTCCCCATCAGGGTAGTACTCCCCAGTATCTGCGTCCTCCTCTGCACCCTCCACCGCATCTTCCTCTGCACCCTCCTCTGTATCCTCCTCCGAACCCTCCTCCCTGTAGGCGTAGTACGACAGATCCGTTCTCTCCAAACGGTCCTGCCTTTTGCAAGTCCTGCTTCTATCCGagtgggcaaaaaaaaggccgtGCAGTTCCTTCTCAAGTGTGGATTTGTCTctcttcttcaaaaggaGCCCATTCTTCATCAAATCTACACACCTGCCACGATTGCGCAGACTAGCTAGTGGGGCACATCTCACGAAGTACATAAGCAACACTGAGTCGAATGTGTTTTTCCACTTGGTCATGAAATCAAAGCACCATTTGAGGCTCTCCAAGTTGTGTGTTTCGCGGCCCTTTCTCAGTTCACTGAAGAGGTAGACCATTATCAAGCCGTCCTGGGATTGTTCCTTCAGAGGGGTTAAAATTTGCGGGTCCTTTATTCTACTCTGttgctgcattttttccaaaatgtaaGTCATGAGAGggtccttcttctcctcctcctcgtggGGGAAATACCTCGATGCGTCGCATGTTgggaaacgaaaaatggGCGAGTAAAAAacgtgtaatttttttatatgccctACTTTGTTAAACCGCTTTGATAAGAAGACGTTTCTAaatattccccttttttttctggttttccttttttttttcttcaaaaatttatgtcttcttctccttggggggggcagcctCTTTCCAGATATGAAGACGAGATACTTTCGGATGGTGGACTTGATCAAGTTACGTCTAAAGGTAAGCAGTTTGTTAATATCCCCCGCGTGTTTTTTCAAACAGGTTATGTCGTGACTGCACAGGAGACGGGGCTTCCATATAGTCAGGAGGGGGTACATACGCCTATTCTGCAGAATACTATTTTGCACGTTTTTTATAGCCCCGTAGTTGTAGCAGTGCAGTTTGGGGGGTTTCCTCGGTGGTGCCCCACTAGGATTCGATGAAGTGGTCCTCTTGACAGACGTGCGTGGAGTGGTTCCACTGTGCTGGGGAACGCGTCTCTGGATATCCCCACAGCTGTGCAATTTTGGAAAGACCCTCCTCATGTGCACACggaagggggagagaaatCGCCGATGGGTGGGGACATGCTCCCCCGGGGGGCTTCCCCCAAGGAGTGCATCATCCACTGGATTGAAGAAGTGATCCACTTGGATGGCGTCTTCCATGTGGTGATCGTAACTGAGCTGGTCCTTATGCCTCATGAGGTAGGCAACATAAGGCATGTACTTGTTaaccacatttttgtaattcacaaatgggtaattttttaacagcTTGGATATTCTGagtttgttaaaattttgaagcagagcatatttcttcttcatagCTTTGTTCAGGATAACTAGCGAGTGGGGTGAGACGCCCTGATGGGATTTCTTCTTGCTTAGCAAATTCTGCTTCGTGGCTAGAGAGGGGGATAGACTAGCTCTGTctttctcttcctctttcTGTTGACTTGTATTCACTTCATCCTCCTTGCTGGTGTTCCTTTCGTGGTCTCTCTTATCATCAAACGCGTTTCCTATTTGTTCTGTTAAATGGTCAAGTGACGGTTCGTTAATGTGACCCCCCTTGGAGTCTCTCTCGACAAGTTCTGCGTTCATTAGTTCCTTTTCGATGAGCTCCGTATCCATCAGCTCCTTTTTGATCAATTCTGTGTCCATCAGTTTTGAATCGATAAGATCCGTGTCTATTAATTCTTCTTCTATCGTTTCAGGGTCTAGGAAGGAGCCTTCGAAGGGGGTAAAGTTGGGCACCGTCGGGGGGGTTGCACTGTGGGGAGGTGCCCCCATGGGGGGTTGCTCTGTTGTGATATTTTCGCTCGTTTGCATTTCTGGTGAGTGGAGTGCCTCCCCGTTTTGCTTCTTATCTATGTGTCTGTTCCCATTTCGCCCGTCGCCTAACCCTGGTGCAGTCCCCCCACCCTGTATGCGCTCCTTATCCTCAAGGAGGACCTCCAAATTTTCTATCACCTCATGGTCGCggatgttttcatttttgccatgCTTGTAATTGTCGTGGAAATCCTTTTCAATCTGAGTGATGTTATCATCGGAGTATATTTTATCGCTGAGCATATCAACCCCAGATGAggcaaaaatttgcaaatgcGTCAAAGTGCAATAATAATTCTTTTCTAAGTTATGGTGAGAGAGCACAACAAATTTCATGTACTTCACCCAACAGTTATCttcatcataatttttacaataatcataaatattaaacaGTTCAAAGCTCTTTGTAAAGTTGGTGGCAATTTTCCCTagctttttccatttcttggTTGGGTATACATCACTCCCTAAGATTTCTATCACTTTGAAATTAGACGCATAGTGCTCTAGGGAGACTAAACCGATTTTTTCTATGTGTATAATGTCACTGAATGAGTAGATCCACCAGATGTCAGAATTGCATGGCGTCAGCATGTAACTGTCATAGTCGTACTGTTGGATCGATCGGATGTTTATGATGCCCTTGCTGTACTCGATTATCTTCGTCCCGGTGTCCAGCGAGCCGAAGTCGATTTTCAGCTTCAGGCTCGTCAGGTTGTAGTTTTCGCCCAGGATGTACTTCTCTGCAGTTAGGGGGgtaagcggttaagcggttaagcggcggtgAGGCGATTGCGCAGCGGTGAGGCGATTACGCAGCGGTGAGGTGATTGCGCAGCGGTGAGGTGATCGCCCGGGCGTAACGGACTGGTCGACTTGCCAGCTGCCCCTACGAAGGCGAACCCTAGGGGCGCCTCTCACAACTCGCGCATACCTGTCGACGAGCTGTCCTGGTTGTTATTTATGTCGTTCATATAAGTCGTATCTTTGGGGGTGAAAAAGctttttataagaaaaaacaaaaaatttattgaaattaaaaaccACCATATCATATTCCTTGTCTTCCGTAGTATAGTAacgtttcaatttttttttttttttctcttatttAGCTTTCTGGCTACTCTGCAGCTTTGAAGACTGCCCGTGCGTGTCCCCTTTGGTATGCAGCGTTAACTGAGCACTGTTGCGGGGGGTGGTTACGCGGCTACTTCTGCAGGTGCGCGGGCATTTATTTAGACGCTTGGGAAGTCGCATGCTGCATGGTTTGCTTTGCGTAGCGCCGCACCGGTCTGGTCGCGTGGGGGCATGTGTGCTGGTGTACCTTCGCAGATGAGCAGTTGGGCAGTTGCGTAGATGAGCAGTTACGTAGTTCGGTAGCCGCCTATCTGCGTGTCTGCTCCTTCCGTTTCGCCAACCAGTGCCGCAGCTACGGTGGTCCCTTACTCGGCGCGTTTCTGCTCAGCCCAGATGTGCCTGATGACTGGCTCGGTTTTGCCTTCTTCGGCTGGCAGTGAGTGAGCGTTCTCAAATATACATACAGATATGTActtgcatacatacatgcgccCGCCAAGGTTGTGCGAATGGGTCTGCTGCCTTGGGGGTGTTGCACTTCCCCTCAAATGagctgcaaaaagggggtgccGCCGTTTCTGTGTCTTTGCCGTTTTCTCGTTTGGACTTGATgcggaaaaagggggacgtTAAAGAAACGACGAATTGGGAAGGTCAAAAGGGTTGGAGGTGGGACAAATGGGCGGCGCTGCGAACAAAGGGGCGGCACCGCAAACAAATGGACAGCGCTACGAACCAATGGGTTGCGCGGCAAACAAATGGATAGCACTACGAACATGCGGGTAGCACCACGAACATGCGGGTAGCACCACGAACAGGCGGGTAGCACCACGAACAGGCGGGTAGCACCACGAACAGGCGGGTAGCACCACGAACAGGCGGGTAGCACCACGAACAGGCGGGTAGCACCACGAACAGGCGGGTAGCACCACGAACAGGCGGGTAGCACCACGAACAGGCGGGTAGCACCACGAACAGGCGGGTAGCACtacgaacaaacgaacgcGCTCTGCTGCGTGCTTTTACAAAGGCGCACGGGTATGTAAGAGTCGCATACAGGTACATTTAAGAGCGATGATGTGAAGGTAAGCGTTTAACAGGACTTCCCTCATGTTGGTCAACTTAAAACgccgaaaaaaacaaacaaaaaaaatacagcgTAGCGGTGAAGCAGTGGGGCAACGAAGATGAGAAGTTGCGAAGTTGCGAAGTTGCGAAGTTGCGAAGTTGCGCAGTTGGGAAGTTGCGAAGTTGCGAAGcgatgcaaaaaatgagccTCTTTATTTCCCCGCGCTTTTCGTTTTGTTGCATGTTTAAAAAGGACGTTCctttgaattttttctttaattatCGCGACGTTTTTGGGACGTTTTTGCGACGTTTGGGACATTTTTGCCACGTTTGGGACATTTTTGCGACGCTTGGGACATCACACAATTGCAGAATTGCCGCGACGCTTCgcatcatttttgccccatttttgccgcgTTTTTGCGGCGTGTGCCGATTTTTCCACAAAGGCATTCATGGCGAAAATGGTTTGAATAACTGAAATCGAGGGGGACGCGCTGTGGTTGGCCCCACAAGTTTTGCCAAGCATGTACGAGTTGTGGGAGTTTCGTCGCGTACGTTCGCAGAGATGTATGCAAAGAACGTTTTGCTGTGCATGCATTTTGTGCGTGTGCCCGTTCATGTCGTTCGCTGAACTGCACTGTTTTGTAGCCTctccccacacacacacaccgtTGCACATCGtgcagggggagaaaatggTAAAGATGTGTTTGGCTGCTGGAGGAAGGAGCTTCATAAAAgggtgagaagcaaaaataGCGTAGGGGAATAcccacaggggggaaatacATATCACCTAAAGGAGTAACACCTCTCCAAGAAAAGAACGCTTGTAATGAACTCTATTTATTGGCTCTCTTGGCATTTCCTTAGGCACGCCGATCCACTTTGTCTGGCCggtttgtttcccccctttttttaggtcttgaaagaaaaaaaatgaagtgcaGGAAAACAACTCGAGGGGGCCTCACAGGCAGAGAGTACATTCACGACttaaaagggaaatttttgtttttaaaaatttcttgtAGTAGTGATTAAGCACAAGCTTATATTCCTCACAGTTTGGAAGTGGCTCTCTCGGTTTGGCGCAACTGGAAATGTCGCTAAAATTGCTGAGGTTTtctgaggaaaaaattgaacgaaaaaaatgtggcacAGGTTTGTGCAAACGTGTTGTTGGGTGGGGGTGAAGAGGGGAGCGATCTTGCGTGAGCACGGACGAAGttgccacaaaaaaaatatatgtatgtatgtatatatatatgtatgtatatatatatgtatatatatacgtacacacTGCCGCGGCTAATGTGGCCACCCCCGCAGAACCTACCTTTCGCTTTCTCGCTAAGGAGCAAGGGGGGAGATGCGTCCTGTTCGCGGCAGAACTGGAAGACGCGGTTCAAAATGTGGAAGTCAACGGAGAGGTTGTCCAAATAGATTAGCAGCTGAGAAGTGGGGAAAAGGGggtagaaaaataaaatagacaCACCGATATGATTTTGCTCGAAAGGGTGAGGTGACTGGCTGGCTCACTGCCCACAGGAGTGCACTAGTCAATCGGCTGACGCAATAATGATAGGAGGACAAAAAAGTGAGCGGAGGCAGTCCATGTGTGCCCCCATGGGATGTGCGTAATGCACGGAAAACTCGCCGATCCGCGACTGCAAAGCGGCACTTACGACTTCCCGAATGTTTGTTCGAATGCTTCCATCCGCGTGCATGCGATGTAGAGAGGTAGAAATGGTTCGAATTATTTTAACCCTCTTAAGTCTACGTAGGACAGCTCGAACGTAAGGCGCTAAGGCTTTTGGCACGTCACCATCTTGAAGCGACTGTAAAAAGTGGGCtcgttttgcatttttaaacGTGAGCGACGCTGCATCGGTAAAATGGGATACACTTTTctgcaaatttttctttgatGCGATCGTGAGGCTGTTATTTGGCGTAACTTGTCTTTGCGCATTTGTTTCGAAAAAGGATGAGGCAAAAATAGAGCGCAGAGCGCCTATGTAGGGAAGGCTAAAATTGGACAGGCACGGGGAGTAGTAATGAGAACTTAGGAGCAAAATGCTGCATCTGATAGACTCCAAATGGAAAGATTTTTTCTCTAGGAATGAAGCAAACTGGTGTAACTCCTGCATATGTTTGTTGTTGATTAGTGTTATTATTGGGTAGTGgctattcatttttgccttcgcttttgattcttttttaattgttttgATCAAATAGGCAATTCTTTGCAGCATGGCGTTATGCTCAGGATCATGTTGTGATGTGAATTCTACAGAAAttggagattttttttttttttttttttttttcaaatcaacatattttttgtagTCTAAGAAGAACTTATATAGGAACGTTTTCTCTAGTATGCTTTTTAACTTGTCTTTGGAAAGAGTTTTGCCCTCTTGTGGGGCATCATTCAGGGAGAGGTACTTCGAATGGGTCTCTTCCTCGTGGACTCTTTTGTAATGCGTGTCGATGATGAACTCATTCTTGGGATAGTTataaataaaggaaaagcaaaagtagAGAAGCAGGAGACTAACTACATTTTCCGTTTCGCCGCAGGAGGGATTCATATTCTGGATGCTCCACGATAAATCAGCTAGCAAGGTGTAGATAACTCTCTTCAGTTGcgtcttttctttttcattttccttgtGCACTTTTTGTACTATGTTTAGCGTATAGCACATGGactttatcattttggtGACCATCTCTATTTTGAGGAactcacatttttgcttcacGTTGAGGTACTCCGTTGCACTTCCAAACAGTTCGA includes:
- a CDS encoding ubiquinol cytochrome c oxidoreductase, putative (encoded by transcript PVX_118520A), translating into MKSIRSFDLLIKGRIFLKKNELNKIGRRTFGGTFNHNIKENDRVPAASENPSYKNLFDHADDIKLWEIEEKENICHKKVEDLSELVEPSNHPHQYEGIFVRTRYAHYNQTAEPVFPRKPNLEKGELASGANVTRTDVWHDPNEPAVVSVGKFEPHNFRPAGYAENAPNPDSINSDYHPDFREYRLREGNADRRSFMYFISASYFFIMSSIMRSTICKSVHFFWISKDLVAEGTTELDMRTVNPGEHVVIKWRGKPIFVKHRTPEDIQRAREDDKLVETMRDPQLDSDRTIKPEWLVNIGVCTHLGCIPAPGGNYSGYFCPCHGSHYDNSGRVRQGPAPSNLEVPPYEFVDENTIKIG
- a CDS encoding hypothetical protein, conserved (encoded by transcript PVX_118525A) — translated: MIWWFLISINFLFFLIKSFFTPKDTTYMNDINNNQDSSSTEKYILGENYNLTSLKLKIDFGSLDTGTKIIEYSKGIINIRSIQQYDYDSYMLTPCNSDIWWIYSFSDIIHIEKIGLVSLEHYASNFKVIEILGSDVYPTKKWKKLGKIATNFTKSFELFNIYDYCKNYDEDNCWVKYMKFVVLSHHNLEKNYYCTLTHLQIFASSGVDMLSDKIYSDDNITQIEKDFHDNYKHGKNENIRDHEVIENLEVLLEDKERIQGGGTAPGLGDGRNGNRHIDKKQNGEALHSPEMQTSENITTEQPPMGAPPHSATPPTVPNFTPFEGSFLDPETIEEELIDTDLIDSKLMDTELIKKELMDTELIEKELMNAELVERDSKGGHINEPSLDHLTEQIGNAFDDKRDHERNTSKEDEVNTSQQKEEEKDRASLSPSLATKQNLLSKKKSHQGVSPHSLVILNKAMKKKYALLQNFNKLRISKLLKNYPFVNYKNVVNKYMPYVAYLMRHKDQLSYDHHMEDAIQVDHFFNPVDDALLGGSPPGEHVPTHRRFLSPFRVHMRRVFPKLHSCGDIQRRVPQHSGTTPRTSVKRTTSSNPSGAPPRKPPKLHCYNYGAIKNVQNSILQNRRMYPLLTIWKPRLLCSHDITCLKKHAGDINKLLTFRRNLIKSTIRKYLVFISGKRLPPPRRRRHKFLKKKKRKTRKKRGIFRNVFLSKRFNKVGHIKKLHVFYSPIFRFPTCDASRYFPHEEEEKKDPLMTYILEKMQQQSRIKDPQILTPLKEQSQDGLIMVYLFSELRKGRETHNLESLKWCFDFMTKWKNTFDSVLLMYFVRCAPLASLRNRGRCVDLMKNGLLLKKRDKSTLEKELHGLFFAHSDRSRTCKRQDRLERTDLSYYAYREEGSEEDTEEGAEEDAVEGAEEDADTGEYYPDGEPFPVEPPHLRDPPINHQVSVEPPPTINTLTLYLHMLRGKNVHSRYHTMALMRSPRDVKLLPKLMADICSSLSSRRIAEDPAKSESYVREVVSDHVANWAEIFTAKFTPNCSPNCRPNHPFSEKLPTAKSKLVYTIAARMEKATLVDLPHSVRNRGGLLRPPQEVPSVQEKEEVHLQYRKKAQCEAITALFVDLIISRISTWRITLEREKKDVSKKEQSAKAGGGTDHLEEQSKRAYNEKPIQRSQHGHLEEAKMCLTLGEMENMIYSDRYLKQYVEEAGIHKEMQKKDKTKNIINVKYREKNNDKSIKILNEIKETEESNSKLVNEVYDIISEYDDNNESKIYSVKLKSGKQIPLIINKPENKMKEKAINSEAKKKNMKENKLQYLDEFDHVLNDHIQYDHYEQNCIREEKIEEKAKNTRGHALLTLVDKVKTIENKNNYVISKLKDVIKITNNKTKIIYHMLSNFKILQNTISLLLKYIMINEKNMKNLHKNRNKSESFFKILKDICILQINEKKKPFDSLQYICKYLQDLLYDEIEKIYLFEKPTRGGAAGVGPSTSGGRRTTAANGGSTSASMGGKFPLCGEEEENMLLHNKNSFHDKNPNFIFKEKKKSIFNFLYYENHCHNDIFKTPLIYYNSSVDSLQTFYFKIYNFFRNLPFFHHLVYKFRHYKRVLISYLSGGAAGDAAAQFGSAQFGGAPPTGAQFGSSHFGASHFGGAYGDPQNRGNLYAFLLGLLLILFLVNNFFCFLLYKHLSNKLNRFVQGCTCHRK